TTGGCTGCTTAATGCCATTAGCACGGCACCAATTGAGAATAGTCGATCTAATGGCGATATTAGGGATTAcaataaagaaatcaaattttgaGCCATCGGGAAGTACTGGAGTAAACCCCAAGTCTTTACAAACCTGAGCACAGATTTGCTCGAGAGTATGACCTGACGCAACAATAATAGGATCCGCCATTAAAGACGCAGAAATCAGACAGACGAATTCCTTGGGGGTCTCCTTCCATTATGATTTTAACGTAGCCGACGAAGCCCAATACAAGATTATGTTCCACCTATGCTAACCTTTCCCCATCTCAGTAGCTTTCCTTAATATCTTCTACAATCTTCGAAAATTCCGAGATGAAAGAAGTATTTCTCTCATGAAtccataaaatagaaaacccaTCTTTGTCGTTGttcataaaccaaataaatgaAACTAGAGTCAACAGAAACCACTCGTATCTCAAAATGGCAATCCAGATCTATTAAAAGAGACatacaaagagaaagagaggtagGAGATGATATCATCAAGCAACCATACTTTACACCAGCTCTTGGCTTAGGTGAGATTGGGTTTCAATAGTTGCAGGTTTGCAGAGACTGCAATTCTGAGAGAGATAAAATCACTCTGGAGCTCAAGCTACAAGCTATGGGAAGATATGCTGCTAACGGTATATTCTTCCAGCTAAGGCCGTGGCTGAGTACCTGATGAGAGAGAGCATGtaatggtttggaagaaaatgggTTCATTTTTAGAATTTAAGTACAAGGGTAAAAGGGACATTTTCCACTTTCAGTAAATAGTGTTACAAATTAGGGGTGCGGtatatattattttcatttttaggtgTTACTAcaaattattttcaaatttagggGTGATACTAGATAATTtcccaataaaaaaagaagactcGAGGGGCGGATTTTGTTAGCATAGAAAATCACATcaatagatcaaaatcaatgacACAAATCTAAGCACCGAAAATAGTAAACATCTAACCCATTTTAATTGAGATAGGGAATCTAACCAAAATCAACGCAACgccttttttttaaatgaagtgtataATCTAATCCATTTGTTATTCTAactttctagaaacataaatacaTTTCATTTTGAATGAAAGGATtattgcacccaaaaaaaagaaaatctttgaTATATGCGTTGGTAAATGATGAGGTGCTGCTGTCAACATCTTTCGAGGGGCAGAAATTTAGAATGCTATgggcaattttctttttggatggtaaaaatataattcttttttatttttttaatagaagaaaaaaatattaattaataaatgtaAGACAAAATATTAATACCCAGGTCAGAGCCTATTGTTCATAGCCATTGTGGCTATATCATGGATGAGTAGGACTAGGTCATTGTTAGCTATGAGACAAAACATAGCCGTATAATTTCAATTATATTATAAGGAAAGGGTCCTATAAAGGAAGTGACAAAGAGATACACACCAATGAGGAGGCGACTGAGAATTGAACAACGGTTCttgaataagaaaatagaaaagtcatttcatgtgaaagAGAGATAATCTGCCACCATCATGGAGCCTATTATTGGACATTTGCTGTGAAGGCGAAGCCACAAGAATGAAGCTCTTACATTCTAACAACTACAAGGTTCAGAATTAGACAATCTAACATTTTTGCCCTCTCTCTTACATGGTACACCTTTCTCTCACCATGCAACAGAACATTTGCTGACCAACCACCAAACTGAATTAGCCATCACAACAGTTGAACTTCCATAAGAGGTTAGCCACAAGACCAACCATTCTATCCTATAGCCATCGTAAAAGTAGAACATTTTTCTTATATAATACAGAAATAAAGGTATTTGTGAATTTACGTATCATATTTACAATAGATTATGATGATAATCATCATGGGTTAATCAATGACTTTGAAAATGTGACCCATAGACTCCTCCAGTTGTTCGGCTTGTGAGTGAAGGTTTCATGGTAACAATGGCAGACTCATTAGCTCCAGCCCTTAAGGCAGCTTTTCCAGCTTCCAAAAACCTAGCTACGGCATCCTCGGCGTACCTGTTGGCTTCAGCCACTGTCATGCTTTTTCCCATGTCTGGATAAGAACTGAGAACGTGATCTCCGTTCAGTTGAGCTGCAAGCATAATCAACTCCAACTGGAATTCCGAAAGGCTCTTGTCCTCATGCGGTCCATGTGGCCTCAACGAAGTTGTGACTTCGGGCAACTTTTCTGCAAAATAATtcagatttggggttttctaaATCAATCACTGCAACATGTTAGAGGATGCTCGAAACAGTGGAAGGGGACCTTGCCACTCTAAGACACCAACAGTGCATATGTGCTCCCAAGATATGCATCAGCTGGATGACACTGTCCTTCAGTCTAAGATATATATTTTGTAGACAGTAGAATGATGCCCAGTGACAAACACAACTTCCACCAACCCCCCACACACCNNNNNNNNNNNNNNNNNNNNccccccccccaaaaaaaagaggggtCTTGACCATTGGCTGAAATTCAAGATTTTATGCAAAAATCAGCCGGTACAGCTACCACCAAGTGTTTTGAGAGAGGAGGACTGACATCTCATGTTTATTTCTTCATTACCATGTATGAGTGAATTACTTCAACAATTTAAAATACATGAAGCATATGCAGTTGAGGCAGTATAATAGGGGATTAGCACAAACCTGGACAATCAGTACGGGGTGTGTCACGGAGGTAGAAGTAGTTCTCAAAGGACCCAGCCCATGCGTCTCTCTTTGTCAGGAAATTTGATTTCAGGTTGAAGAGCTTCTTTACAGTTGCAGCAACAGAAGAATGTTCATATTGTGAATATTGAGTTGGTCCATTAGGCTCATGGATCACTGTATTAGGCAACCAAGAATCAGTTTATCAACATAaaaacatgaaaaggggaagagTTTAGCactaaaaaatttaagaaaaagaaagggcagAAAATCCGTCACATGATTCATTGACAGAACTATTTAACTCGATAAAGCCTGACCGACTACTTTGGCTTGGCTACTGAAAGTCCTGGTCTGCCTTTTCTCTCCACTCCATCAATTtctcacacccccccccccccccccccctttttactTCAAGAATCAGTGTGTGAAATGTATTTAATATATTTCATAACTGTCAGTGGATGGTCCTATTCCTTAATCTAGCAGAGGCTTAATGTTTCTTAGACTTCCTAACAGTAAATGAATGGCTGAAATCTGGCTTACGTCCAGAACTTAGAAACAATACCAACAGAAACTTAAGTTAAAGAACAGAGAACCCCCAACAGAACCTAAAGCCAAAATACACTATTTGCCGGTAGCATCACATGTGCCCAACACCACCTCACTTTCCTCCACatctagtgtgtgtgtgtgtgtaaagagagagggagagagaactaAAACATTTTCACCATTTATCCCCACAGACAACATTAATCCATAATGATAACCCTGCCTGAATGAAGAAGTAGTTACCTCTCCCTAGACAGGCTCAAGAGACTACAGTATGCTAATGTAATCAAGCAGAGTGTTTTTCATTTGGGTAGGTCATTGATACGAATCTATAGACACAGCTTCTTAACATTACGATACCCATTTCTCAGATCCTTAAAACGAACCCAAAATACAATACATAAACTACAACGGGGCTAAAGAAACAGTTAGTGGGAGGCTAATACCGCAATAGTTCACCGGCAAGAGCATCAGTCAATTGCCACATAAGGCAAACCAAAAATTGTGGGAGGCTAATACCTAAATAGTTCACTGGTGAAAAATCATATGTGAACTGCTAGATAAGGCAAACCAAAAATACCAAGATTCCATACAAGTAGGTAACTAATTGCATTCCAAAAACCAAGTGTTCTAAAATATTTATGAGACAAAAGCATCCAAAGTAATTCTACACTATAAAGAGAAACCCAGCACCTAATTAAAAACTAGGACAGTGACCAGCATAATAGACTAAAACTTttcctgtttctttttttttttttcgatgaaCAAACATAATAGACTATAATACAGATTTTGTACTAAGAAACCTAGCAGAACCAACATATTTCCTTACACAATCAAGATCTTGGAATCTTGCTATAGAAAATTAAAAGCAGAGCAGATAAGTGCCAATTAATACAGAAGGAGAATTATCTATTAATACAAAAAAAGTGCAGAAATTTATTAATCCCACAATTAATTATGCATAAAAAACCACAATTTAAGGAAATCAAAGTAGAATATCATCAATTGATGAAGAGACAAAAAAATCAGAACTAAATAAATAGAACAAGAACAGAAAACTCACCAAGCCCTTTCTCTATCCAGGGAGAGATAAGAAACGTCGGTACTCGAACACCCAACCTATCGAACCTGAAGTAGAATGGATCAGGACCAATAATCCCATCAGGGTTGGGGACACCAGCAACCGGCGTGGACACATGATCATAAAACCCACCATGCTCGTCATAGGTGATCAACAGCGCCGTTTCATTCCATTGGGGGcttttcctcaatgtctcatacACCTCCTTCACAAACTTCTGCCCAAGCGCAACGTCATGCGATGGATGATCATCGTTTGCAGGGAACAAGTTCACATCAAAGTACCTCTGCTCGATCACCACATAATTAGGAAGCCTACCTAACATGGCGTGTAATTTGAACTTCAAACTGTAACTATGGAACTTAATCACGTGCTTAAGCTTCCTCATGCTCTTCAAGAACAGAGTTGCAGGGATATTCTGGTAATAAATCCCATAGCTAAGCCCATTCTCTTCTATCGAATCGAAAATAGTCTTCTGAGGGAAACCATGGATGAGGTCCTTTCTTACGTTACTCTGACACCCATGAGAGGTGGCCGAGTGAACGTAAAACCGATTCGGCTGAGTCGAAGTGGGCACAGAAGCGAACCATCGATCGAAAACAGCGAACTCGTTCGCCAAAGAGGTGTAAACTGGAACAAGCTCCGGCTTGAAACCACTCATCACCGTCTTCGGCATACGCTCGTCCATATTCGCTGCTTCTTGAACAAACCCATTCATGGGAGCAGGGTTGGCGGAGACGTCCTCTGACCCAAAAATCTGCTCTCGAATCGCTTGAAACGAGTGACCAGGATCGGAGTCGACGAACACAGCGTCGTCGGAGACGAAGACTTCCTGCGAATTAGGGTCAGAAGCCGAGAAACGGTTCGATTCTTTTCCGGTCAGACCATCAATATCCGGGCGAGTTGATTTAAGCCATCCTAAAATGTGATCGAAGGAGCGGTTTTCCATGACTATAACCACAAGGGTTTTGATGGGGCCATCGATTTTCTTCTTCCGGTGGAAGTTATTGAATTTGTGGGATTCAGAAAAAACTAGGAggtggaagaagaggagagtgAAAAGTAGATGGCGGCGGTCCACCATCTTGGCCGGCCCAAGGAAGTAAACACGGTGGCCGGGAAAACCAAAGTACCGGAGGAGGATAAAGCTATCTCTGACTTCAAGAAAGAATAGGTGGGAAGTAAACAGGGCCGGCGTGGTTGTTCATCTGTGGAAGGATTTAAGAAGTAGACGACAAGGGTTGGGGGGTATAAATGGAATATACGGAAGAATATAAAATATTAgaaatatcaaatttcaaataaaacagATATAATGAAACACGCCAATCAGAAGATAGAGACTGACTCTGGCATGGGACTTGCTGGTGGGTCCGGACTTTTGGGGTTTGATACCCTGCTACTAATTGTGATTCATTTCAACCGTTGGATTCGTTTCAGATTGGAATCAACAATGTTTTGCTATTGGTTCGTTAGGGGTAGTTCAGATTTAAGGCATCCACTGAATCAATTCCCTCGTAATCTGTATTGACAAAAGTGAGGCTTTGAATTTAGGATGGAAAGACAAAAAGTAAAGTGGGACCCGAAAGTGAACTCAGTGAAGAATCATTCAACGTTGAGGAAGGGCAAAGCAAACCTGAGTACCTGaccaaaagttgaaaatcaacccGAACCGGTTGGACTGATCAGATCAATAAAAAAACGAACCAAATCGATTTCTTTTATTGATCGTTTTTAGCTTAGggtttttaaattttcaagGATTAAATTTTTCTTGGTTGAACAAAAGGGTTATGCCGGGTGCCTTGGTTGAACATAGGAAGGTATCGACCAAAGATGCGTGGTCATTTGCATACCCCTATATTTGGGCACAACCCCTATGTCTCACTCAAAAAACACCTCTTTTTTTTACCTTTAATTTTAAGAGAGGGTTTGTTAGAAGACAGTACGGCCCTTGTTGTGCCAATGTAGGACCATTGGAAGCTCATGCAGAAATATCGATCTTGAACGAATTTTAACCTTTTCATGGGGGTAAGATGGTTATTTCATCCTCCCTTACGTTGAGTACAAGAGCCACACTACCTTTCATGTAAGAAATTGAACTATTAGAATAGGTAGTTTAGTATAGCAAAGGCGGCTGATGGGCGACATACTTAtaatttccttcttctttgttgattataaataaaagaattgtATGATCAATTAGGTCATTCAAGCATTCTCCCCATTCATGTTGTTAACGTGAATAGATTGATAATAAACCAAGAAAGACTAGATAAGAGCCTATAAACACGATAGAACTGAAACagaccaaatcaaaatcaatccaaactgACTCTCATCTTAAGGGTTCAtctttgatttggattgatacaTGCATGAATCCGATCCAACCGAACCGACCGTTTGATACTCTTTGAGATATTTTATGGATAATGGTCCAACGTGGAAGATTCCAGCCCGAGTATGGTTCCTGTGGCCGTTATATGTTCTGGGGTCTAATATCTGTTTGGCTTTTTTGAAAAGAAGTTTAACcaaaattttactttcctaATTTTCTGTGGTAAATTGGGAAATACGATCATAAGATCAAAAGATTCTGTATCAGAAATTAGGGCCACCTGCCCCTCCTCTCATTTGTCATCGTAAATTGGGTTAGTACTATGTACCACACATTAATTGAGGGTTGCATGGAAGCGGCACGATCACAAGAAAAGTCGTTGATGGGTCCCACTTTCAATCCTAACTTTCAAAATGGCAACGGAGACGATCATAGGCCAAACTTTACCTAGGACTTTGGCAATGGTGGGCCCACACTCCCTCATTGATAACGGAAAATGGACGCAAGTATACCTGTCCCAACTATGGCCAGCCATGAGAAAACTCAGGAAAGGTCAGTTTTGTCTTTTAATGAGGGCATGGAATTTTACCGTTGAATTGGCCTCAACATAGAAtcttatttaagaaaaaaaaaaaaaaaagatggaaaaacAAATGGTTGGATATTTGAATGTGTTGATTGGATTACAATTCAATGCCAAAAATATGCCGTTTTAAAAAAACTCTAAGGCAccgtttggtattgttcataaaaaacgtttctgtcgtttttttgttttaatagaatgaaaaaatggaatcttctgtttggtatGTGTATGTatcatttcagttttttttaaaCTGAAAGTGAGTAAAAAACGAAAAATCCTCGATTTGACGAAACACCCAAGAGGTTGTTCTGTCGAGGGTGTTTCGTTTCAAGTAATAGATATTGAAACGTTCGTTCCTAATAATTCTTTGAGTCCgcgatagagagaggagagaagagagaacccaGCTCGCCCCCTTCTGAAATCTTCAGGTAACttcgcctcttctccttcttcttcttcatctcttctaacctgtttcttcttctattctaaccttttctccttcttcttcatctattgtaatcacagagcaggtaTTGGGAACAAATTTAGGGGGTTTTTTGGACCACCTATGACTGACTGATTCCAGAGATAGAGATCGATAAACTTCAATGTTTTGAGGagagaatatattttggaaCAATCATTCCCGATAATTCCAGAGTCCACgcatagagagaggagagaagagggaagaggagcTCGGCCCCATGTGAAATCTCTAGTGCAGGTAACTtcacctcttctcctttttctccttcttcatctttagCTCTTCTaacctgtttcttcttctattctaacctcttctccttcttcttcatctattgtaatcacaAAGCAGGAATTGGTagcaattttagggtttttttggaccaccaattttagggtttttcttttggtaacttGGTTGTGTTACAGTAAACTTTGCCCTAATTATAATTGATTTCATGAGGAcatgcacaatgagaattttatttctttatgactaCTAAATATAGTGATTTGCTTCACTGAAAGGCGTCTTCTTTGAATGGTTCAGCCTGTTGTGTGTTAATAGTTGATTAAATAAGCAGATTGGAAACTAGAAAAATGTTTTGGCATCAAACAACAAAAATCCACTGCCTGTCGGCAGCCCCAAAGTTTTCTTTCAGTTCAATGCATGGTTTCAAGAATTGGAGCTGGATATAAATGCAAATAAAATATGTTGCTTTGATGCTTGTCCTGGTAGACAACTTTATGTTCGTGTGATTACTTGTCACAACAGTAATTTTACAAGTATTAATTCCACAATAAATACCATAGATAGTATCCACATACCACATATGTTATAGAATTTTTGAGAGTCAAATCTTCCTGCGAGTCCTTTCTATTATGGCATGTCCTAATATTCTGCCCTTTGGCATTAACGATCACTGTAAGGCATGCTTCTTGAAGTAAGGAACCCCTTCTTTTAAATGGACCATATACCTTATAGTGGTGATGCCTTGGATGATTCCCCCTCTTCAGTTCACCTGTCCTGTGACTTTTACAAGTTCTAAATTGTGGCATCTTTTCCATATAACTGACATCTTTATTGCGGTTATTGCCAACCTACAAAGATACCCAATTCAAGGCACAAGTTCCATGCTCTGTAATAAAATCTCACTcctaaaacaaagaacaacatTTTTGTTGCCAAAACAGATAACAATAGAATagcaacttaaaaaaaaaaggaaaaccattGAGAAACTAACACCCAATTCAAAGTTAAGACAACATTAActtgatttctttattatttttctatgttcgatttctttattattttcatatgtttgatttctttgttattttcctattcttgatttctttgttaccttgcttggttttattggactttccattatctctcccc
This genomic stretch from Macadamia integrifolia cultivar HAES 741 chromosome 2, SCU_Mint_v3, whole genome shotgun sequence harbors:
- the LOC122071806 gene encoding non-specific phospholipase C1-like; translated protein: MVDRRHLLFTLLFFHLLVFSESHKFNNFHRKKKIDGPIKTLVVIVMENRSFDHILGWLKSTRPDIDGLTGKESNRFSASDPNSQEVFVSDDAVFVDSDPGHSFQAIREQIFGSEDVSANPAPMNGFVQEAANMDERMPKTVMSGFKPELVPVYTSLANEFAVFDRWFASVPTSTQPNRFYVHSATSHGCQSNVRKDLIHGFPQKTIFDSIEENGLSYGIYYQNIPATLFLKSMRKLKHVIKFHSYSLKFKLHAMLGRLPNYVVIEQRYFDVNLFPANDDHPSHDVALGQKFVKEVYETLRKSPQWNETALLITYDEHGGFYDHVSTPVAGVPNPDGIIGPDPFYFRFDRLGVRVPTFLISPWIEKGLVIHEPNGPTQYSQYEHSSVAATVKKLFNLKSNFLTKRDAWAGSFENYFYLRDTPRTDCPEKLPEVTTSLRPHGPHEDKSLSEFQLELIMLAAQLNGDHVLSSYPDMGKSMTVAEANRYAEDAVARFLEAGKAALRAGANESAIVTMKPSLTSRTTGGVYGSHFQSH